From Pleurocapsa sp. PCC 7319:
AATTTCTCTAACGCTTTGAGGTCTATCTTCTCTTGCTTTAGCTAGACAGCGCAATACTAAGGTTTGTAGTTTTTCTGGGATCTGAAGTTGATGGCTAAATGGCTCTGGTTTGAAGTTGTGATGTGCCTGATACCATCCACCGAAAGAAGAGTTTTGAGGCAATAAAGGCATATCCATAGTGAGCATCTCATACATCATGACTCCCAAGCTGTAGATATCAGAACGATTATCTAATTCTTGTCCTTCCATTTGTTCGGGAGAACAATAAGCTAAAGTCCCCATAAAAGATTGGGTTTGGTTGGCACTGGCTTGGATTAACTTGGCGATGCCAAAGTCAAGTATTTTAGCAACTTCTCCCAGGGTAGGATCTTGAACTACTATTATATTACTAGGCTTGATATCGCGATGAATAATGCGACAGAGTTCTCCGTTTAGATCAATACCTTGATGAGCAGATTCTAAACCCAAACAAACGTGACGAATTAAGGTTAAAAACCTGTCCAAAGTTAAAGGATTAAAGCGAATTACTTCATTAAAGCTTGCTCCGGAAAGAAATTCCATCACATAAAAAGGTATATTATTTTTGTCTACACCATAGTCTTTGACCCTAACTACATGAATACTTTTTTCTCCCAATAGTGCCGAAATTGTTGCCTCGCGCTCGAAACGCTCGCGCATATTATCATTTAGCAGTGCTTGAGATAAAAATTTGACTGCTACGGTAACACCACCTAAGATAGTGTCCCTGGCACGATAAACTTTTCCCATAGCACCTTCGCCCACTAAATCAGATAGCTGGTAACGGTTAGCAAGTAATCGACCGTGATTAAGATCTTTATTCATACTTATACAATAAGAACTAATTTGAGAAAATTTAAAATCAGCTCTTTTGAATTCCAAGATACTATTAACGTTTGAGAGTGGCTTCGATAGTACTTTTTAAACTATGACCTTCTAAAATACTGCTGGTGAAATGATATGTATTTTGATCTATGCAGTAATAAGAGTCTAGCCCTCTAGAGTTTTTGGCAGTACCCATAAACCAGTAATACTGAATAATTGATTGAAAACCGAGCCGCCCCTCTCCCTCAATATTCCCAAAAAGGCTGTGTTGTGAAACATAGGTATAGTATTTTTCTTCGTAATTTAGGTTGCCTCGACATTCGTAAATAATTTGGGTCGCTGTTTGATCATCACAAGTCAAACTAGTAGTCAATTTAAACCAGTTTTCTCGCTTCCAGCTAATTTGAATATTTCCCTGGAGCGGAACAAGTGCAGAATTGGATTTTAACCAATGACCATCAACATTCCAGTACCCCGACTCTAATAAGAAACTATGAGCCACAAGCCTATCCTCATAATTTGTATATGGTAATTAATATATTTATAATTCATATTTCATTGGCTCTGATCTATGTAATCTACGGTACGTGAATATCTCCTAGTAGCATTGCTCTGGCTGCTCCTGTAACTTGAGGTAAGTTACCAGCAATAGAATTAACCCGCCAGTACGCCAATATAGCAAAAGCGATCGCCTCTTTGAAATTGCCATCAATTCCCGATCGATCGGTAGTAGTAATCTTTGCCGATGTTAACTTAGCTTGTAGGCGTTGTCTCAAATATAAATTTCTACTACCACCACCACACAGTAAAACTTCGTCGGGCATCTGGGGTAAAAACTGCTCATAGCTATGGGCAATCGAGGCTATTGTAAGTTCTGTAATGGTAGCAAGGCGATCGCTATCATTAAGCTGTGCTTGCTCCATATCTTGCCAACACTGATTTAGGTAATCTTGACCAAATAATTCTCGTCCCGTAGATTTCGGTGGAGACTGCTGAAAAAAATCCTGCTGTAACCACTGAGCAACTAATTGCTGATTAGGAGTTCCCTGGGCTGCCCATTGACCATTATGATCATAAGTTTGCCTACCATCTGTTAAGCGAGCAACTGCTAAATCCAATAAGGCATTTCCTGGTCCTGTATCCCAGCCACGGATTTGTTGCTGCCAATTTAATTCTTGGTTTGGTGGTAAATATGCCACGTTACCAATACCACCAATATTTTGAATTGCCCTAGTTTTGGTAGGATGAGACAGTAAACAAGCGTCTACTTTTGGTACCATAGGTGCACCTTCTCCGCCAGCAGCGATATCTGCTGCCCGAAAGTTACTGATAGTTTTGATTCCCGTAAGATGAGCAATTAATTCTCCTCTACCAATTTGTAAGCTATAGCCTAAATTCTTATCAGTTCCTTCTATTAAGGGTGGTCGATGATATACAGTTTGACCATGAGAACCAATTAATTTGGCTGGAGATTTCTGAGATTGGATCTTTTGGGCAGCCTGCGCAAAGTTTAAAGCGATCGCATCATCTAAACTAGCTAACTTATCGAGGGAAATGGGCTTGCCACTGCACACTGCCAGTATTTTTGCCCTTAGTTCTTCAGGATAAGCAAAAGTTTCTCCTGCCAGTAGCTCAACTTTAAGATCTGTTTCTTGACCACTAACTTCTATTAACACGGCATCAATACCATCAACAGAAGTTCCACTCATCAACCCGATAATTTTCATTTATAGTTTGATTATTAATTATTAGTTATTACTTGCTTATTTTATTTTTCTTGATTATTAATATTAAATTGTTGTGGTCAATAGATAATTGGTTGCCAATGACAAAATCAAGAGATTTAATTTGTTTTTTAGAGTTATATGCTTTCCATAATTCAGGTTGATATTGATTGCCAAATAACTCGGCTGGTTTACTATATTTTCCATAAAAATGAAAATTCCAGTTTTGAGGATTAAAATCACTTAATGGCACCCCAGAATCATCCTGTAATAAATATTTGCTTCGAGATAAGATTAATTCTTTAATGCTAGAGAAGCGATCAAAATGCATTAAATAAGCTGCTGATTTCAGATAAGTAACTATATTATGCCGACTGTCAATAAATTTACTCAATTCTGGATTTTGAGCTAATTCTTGATTAGATAGATTGCTTGAAAAATAATATAAGTAATTTAATTCAGTGTTAACTGGAGTAAGAAAAGTTATTTTAACTCCTGTAAGCATTCCTGGTTGTTGAGGGATAATTATTCCTGCTTCGTTAAGACTAATATGCTCTATATTAACAATGCGATTATTGCTTCTGGCTATCAAGACACATAAAGCAGGTAGAGCTTCTATAGTTTGTAAATTGTGAATTTCCTCAGTACGTAAGGAATTATTCGATAGAATATGATAGAGATAAGTTCTTGCTTTTTGTAATTCTTGTCGAATTTGCTGCGGTTTAGCTTGGACAAAATCAACTAAATTTCCTACAGGATATGAGTCAATTAATATATATTCTTTACTGTGAGGAAATAAAGTATAAGTGTGGAGAAAATCTGCACGACTAAAAGGGTATAAAACTGTGGTGCGATCGCCAATGATTGGAGATAGCTCGGTTTGTTGCCAATAACGAATTTTCGCTAGATGTTGAGATTCTAGTTGTGACCAAGCATTGCTGAGAAAATCAATATGCGAAGACCAGGCAGCTAAATTCTTTACCTGAGCTAACTGACTGTAGTTACTGATACGCATTCCTGCCAGTAGCTTTGCAGTATCAGTCAATAAGTCGGATTTTTGCCGATCGTATTCTGACGGCTGGTTAAATAATTCTCGCTCCTCGATATTATTTGATTTCTGGTCTGTAGCGTTAGAAGGGATTTTTTGGGGTTCCTGAGAGAGATTGACAAGTTTGGCTAGCCGCTGAGGAGTCTTTACGGCAGAAGAGACGTTACAAGATTGCAGCAAAATCAAGCAAACAGAAGCCATGCCAAGTTTGAGAAATAGTCGATATTTTCTACCAATGCTTGCTATTCGTAGTCTACATAAATATGAGTGTAGCGATGACATAGGACGAATAACTTGATTTGTTAGTGACTAACCGTTGTAGCCTACAAACCAATCAAACCGCAAGGTTTAATTATCATCTGTCATAACTATTACCAAAAGCTCACAAGTTCTTCAAAATTTTCGCCTAATCTAAAACTAGAAAAGAAAACAACAATTATTAATTAATAAATATTTCGAGAATAAATGGTGCATCTAGAGTTAGATTTAAATAGTTATTAGATTAAAATAGTCGCTAAATAAAGAGGTAAAAAAACATGAAAATCTTTACATGGATACAAGACACATTTCAATATCTTGTTAACGGAGTTGCAAGACTTTTTGAACCTACTGACGATGACTATCCCAATACAGGAGTTCAACCTTTTAGTGGCGATCCTAGTAATGATCAAGAATAATACTTTTAGTACTATGATGATGTGATAAGAAAAATAAAGATTGATTTTCCAATGACCAGCTAGTAGAATTAAAAATTTTCTACTAGCTTTTTATTTGCTTAGTTATTAGTTATCAGTGCTTATTGATATGGCAGTGAGCCAAGGCAAAGAAATCTCTATTCGTGGGAGTGTAGTTAATGTTTTATCTCGTAAACGAGTAAAAGAGGGGCTATATTCCGCAATCGATCCCCTACAATCAGATTCTAAAATGCTAACTTCTCAAATAGTTAGCGATCGCTAAAATAACTCAAATAATTTTGGCATGAACTTAAAAAAGGGAATCAAACTAATTGAGGAAACAGAAGGAACTGGAAATCGTGTTCAACGCCATCGATATTATATACTCGCAATTCGCTTGACCCTGAATAAAGGTGATGTGGTAAAAGTTCCGCATCAATGCTTATCTTATTCAATTGATCCACATTTATAGCCGTACAAAATTACGTTAGGACAAGTTTATTTGATTGCTCGTAAGTAATGAGTAACGAGTAACGAGTAATGAGTGTCATAATAAAAGTTCGTATTGCTATAAAGGTTAATGATGATGGCTTTTTAAAACATCGGACACGGATAGATCGGGAATATTTAGTTCCAGGAATTTTTTATGCAGTTCAAGGGATGAAAGTAAAGGGCTATCGAAAAATAATTATTAGCCCCCATTTAGGTTATGGAGAAAAGGGAATTCTTGGCGTTATCCCTAAAAATGCCAAATTAATAGCTGAGATCAAAGTTTTACAGGAAGCAGATTGACATTAATAACCCCAATACTAAAGCTTCTGAGAGCTTTAGCGTCTTTATTTCTGCCGACTCTCCTGGAACAATATTGAGTGGATTTGCGCTGTAAAGTGATGAGTGTGATTAATTAATACTCAATAAATTTCCGTGTATTCACTTATATTAAGCTCTCATACTAAATGCTAACATACTTTTATTTATGACCAATAGCGTCAAATTTATAACTATTACTTGGCATGGAAAAATTACAAGAATTATTGAAAAATCCTCCTTTGATACATGAAGAAGCTCCAGGTAAACTGACTTCATGGCAGTTATCTGATGAAGTCCTTTATTTTATTAATAATAATATTAATGAAGATTCCATAACTTTAGAAACAGGTACTGGAATTAGCACAATACTTTTTGCTATAAAATCTTCTCATCATACTTGCATTTGTCCTAGTGAAAAACAGGTTGACAGAATCAAGAGTTACTGTCAAAGACATCAAATAAATACTGATAAAATAGATTTTAAAATAGATTTTTCGGAAAAGGTTTTGCCATCTTTAAATATTAACAAAATGGATTTAGTTTTAATTGATGGTTCTCATGCATTTCCTATACCGTTTATTGATTGGTACTATACATATCAAAAGTTAAAAGTAGGAGGAAAAATCATCATCGATGATACTCAGCTATGGACTGGTTTAGTTTTAAAACAGTTTTTGAATTTAGAACCAGAATGGAAATTAAACAAAAATTCTCCGCCCAGATCGGCAATTTTTACTAAAATTCAAAAGTATGCCCAAGCAAAATGGTATGCTCAACAACCTTACATTGTCAAAAATAGCTATTTTTTGATTTTCAAGGCTAAAGTCCAAAACTTTTTACGACTTTTGTATGTCGGAGACTTTCATAAGTTGGGTAAACTCATCGGCAATCAACTCAACCAACTTAAAATAAGGCAAAATAAGATTTAGTTAGCTCACTAACTAATCTTATTAATTGTAAATGTCTCATATAGAAATTAAACAATTAAACTTTCTTAGATCGCTCCTCTCGATTAATTGGCGCTCAGCTCTGCTGGTTCGCGATGCGGAGCGCGAAAAGCGAAGCGAGGCGGGGGGTCCACCCGTTGAGACTATTGAGCAAGAAGCTAGTATATGCAGCTTAAGCCTTTGTTTAGGGCGGAGGGCAATCGCCTAGCGATATTCAAAACGTTTTTTATAGTTCAAATGCCACTTTGGCACAATTTTTGAGACATTTACGTAATTATCCACATGGAGATGCTCAATAGACCAGAGTCTTACAGTCACTTCCCTAATGTAATCCCTAATTCTATTTTATCGTCTGTAAAATAAGCTCCAAATTCTACTAACAGTTTATTCATAGGATATGTTTCAATATCGCTAGGATCTTGTCCATCTCTAACGCATTCGTTTAATTTGACAAACTTTTTTCTCAAATCATCGCTGTGACTAAATTTTTGCCACGACCATCCTGTGCCAATAGCGATAATTTTCCCTCCCTCTGAAACAAATTTTTTAATAGCATTAATTTCAGCATCTTTTAGATTCCCCCAGGCATTTGCAATTATCAAAATTCGACCTTTTTTGAGTTGATTAAGATTAATATCTTGAGAAATTTCTTCTATTTCATAATTCCATTTATTAAGTTGCTCTTCTGAAATTTTTTTGTTGTCCCAGCCTCCATTTTTGGTTACATGTTCACAATGTCCATTTGAAATTAAGATTTTGATTTTCTTGTCATCATTCTTGTCATCATTAATTCCACTAAGAAGGTTGAGTACTATTAACAAAAATCCTTTTTGTACGTTTTTTTTCTGGGTTAAAATGCCCTCATGTCCAATTGCCAATACTTTTCCTCGTTTATATTTGCGAAGCATAGCATATGCTTTTTTCTCTTCTTCCTCTTTTTCCAAGAGAGCCTTCCAATCATTATTAGGTGATTTTTTTTCGATCCTTCCAGGAATATCCTGTCTCTCTTCAGTATCAGTAAAATTCAGCACATCTTCAGGAGGAAATGCTCGTAATACTTTGATTAGACCAAATTGGAATTGATCGAATGCTGATAAGATTTGTATGATGGTATAAGCCAAGATAGTAAGTAAGATTGCTCCTAGCGTAATTGAGCTAGTTGAACGAAGCCTATTATTGCGCTTTCTTTGAAGACTACGCTGCACAAACTCAGCTTCTATCTGGTTAAACCAGTATTTACTAGTTTCAAGTTTTTCTTTTAATACATTAAGATAAGGATTGCCATGCCATAGATAATCCACAGGTTTGTTCCCAGAAGGCTGTTCTCCATCTTCTAAATTTTTCCATTCTTTTGCTATGGGTGTTAGCCGCCGTAGTAAGAGTAAACTTTCTTCCTCCTGCTGTTTCCATACCAACAGCTTTGACCATCCTCGAACCAAAGCATCATGAGCTGGTTCTACATAGGAGTTTCCCTCAGTATCTTGCCCTTCTACCAGTAAACGTGCAGCAGAGAAGTGCAAAATCATCTTTTTAACCCGTCCGTTTTCTGGTTCAGGATATTCTAGTTCCGATAAAAGTACTCGGCGACGAGCTATTTCTCCTCCACCTACAGCAATCATGCGTAACAATACATTACGAATAGTTTGAGCTTGGGCTGAATCTTGTTGGACTAACTTTTCATATTCGTTGTTGGCTCTTTGAGTCAGACTGTATGCTACTCCTCCTATCTCTTGATAGTCTTCTTGAGTAATTACCCGCTTATCTCTAATTCCTGCACGGAATTTCTGCAAATACTTAAT
This genomic window contains:
- a CDS encoding class I SAM-dependent methyltransferase; amino-acid sequence: MEKLQELLKNPPLIHEEAPGKLTSWQLSDEVLYFINNNINEDSITLETGTGISTILFAIKSSHHTCICPSEKQVDRIKSYCQRHQINTDKIDFKIDFSEKVLPSLNINKMDLVLIDGSHAFPIPFIDWYYTYQKLKVGGKIIIDDTQLWTGLVLKQFLNLEPEWKLNKNSPPRSAIFTKIQKYAQAKWYAQQPYIVKNSYFLIFKAKVQNFLRLLYVGDFHKLGKLIGNQLNQLKIRQNKI
- a CDS encoding anhydro-N-acetylmuramic acid kinase; translation: MKIIGLMSGTSVDGIDAVLIEVSGQETDLKVELLAGETFAYPEELRAKILAVCSGKPISLDKLASLDDAIALNFAQAAQKIQSQKSPAKLIGSHGQTVYHRPPLIEGTDKNLGYSLQIGRGELIAHLTGIKTISNFRAADIAAGGEGAPMVPKVDACLLSHPTKTRAIQNIGGIGNVAYLPPNQELNWQQQIRGWDTGPGNALLDLAVARLTDGRQTYDHNGQWAAQGTPNQQLVAQWLQQDFFQQSPPKSTGRELFGQDYLNQCWQDMEQAQLNDSDRLATITELTIASIAHSYEQFLPQMPDEVLLCGGGSRNLYLRQRLQAKLTSAKITTTDRSGIDGNFKEAIAFAILAYWRVNSIAGNLPQVTGAARAMLLGDIHVP
- a CDS encoding serine/threonine-protein kinase gives rise to the protein MNKDLNHGRLLANRYQLSDLVGEGAMGKVYRARDTILGGVTVAVKFLSQALLNDNMRERFEREATISALLGEKSIHVVRVKDYGVDKNNIPFYVMEFLSGASFNEVIRFNPLTLDRFLTLIRHVCLGLESAHQGIDLNGELCRIIHRDIKPSNIIVVQDPTLGEVAKILDFGIAKLIQASANQTQSFMGTLAYCSPEQMEGQELDNRSDIYSLGVMMYEMLTMDMPLLPQNSSFGGWYQAHHNFKPEPFSHQLQIPEKLQTLVLRCLAKAREDRPQSVREILNILESLESLESIPIDHITNPSNLLIHDDQTQVAVDKTLNTESSITEICLQTTWPQNKPLRKIVFAQLISTPLGEAPVLCVMLDQEDIHNRIASICYNQFLYLNYPHPMLLWITLLYNAEHGPKWLSCYLDLKSNKGQQISRSLSEQGKYRILFYALNQSSRCQHVASSVINAQNRKMLEQWANLSQVTRSVGDVTLAKEILKTELEKLKDKILSKVKQSKLTDASSG
- a CDS encoding FKBP-type peptidyl-prolyl cis-trans isomerase, whose protein sequence is MSVIIKVRIAIKVNDDGFLKHRTRIDREYLVPGIFYAVQGMKVKGYRKIIISPHLGYGEKGILGVIPKNAKLIAEIKVLQEAD